One Thermofilum pendens Hrk 5 DNA segment encodes these proteins:
- a CDS encoding 50S ribosomal protein L14e, whose product MKVYDVGRICVKTSGREAGLKCVIVDIIDDNFVLVTGPKSVSGVKRRRANIRHLEPLEYKISISKGASDEEVKAALEKAGLIEFMKEKVKPTVSTTFV is encoded by the coding sequence ATGAAGGTATACGACGTTGGAAGGATATGCGTTAAGACTAGCGGGCGCGAAGCCGGGCTTAAATGCGTAATAGTAGACATAATCGACGACAACTTCGTTCTCGTGACAGGGCCTAAAAGCGTTAGCGGGGTTAAGAGGAGGAGAGCGAATATACGCCACCTCGAACCCCTAGAATACAAGATCAGCATAAGTAAAGGTGCTAGCGACGAGGAAGTAAAAGCGGCTCTCGAAAAAGCTGGGCTTATAGAGTTCATGAAGGAAAAGGTTAAGCCGACGGTATCAACCACGTTTGTTTAG
- a CDS encoding RNA-guided pseudouridylation complex pseudouridine synthase subunit Cbf5: MPAKYLAATPSREIYVRSEDETDFSYGWLPEERPPEVLLKYSVINLDKPVGPSSHEVVAWLRKLLGIERIAHAGTLDPKVSGVLPITLNNAVRVLPVLLKEDKEYVCVMRLHGDVDPERLERVVSMFKGRIYQRPPLRSAVKREVRIRQIYDIRLLEFNERTALLHVWCEAGTYMRKLCHDIGEILGVGAHMQELRRIRSGSLYEDRNCSTMHDVVDAYYIWKERGIDHFLRQVFLPVEAAIQHLPKVWIRDSAVDAVCHGAPLAVPGIVKLEGGIKVNSTVAILTLKGELVAIGKAQMTTEKMLTESSGIAVKTEHVVMDPGTYPRKWKSHKEASGP; the protein is encoded by the coding sequence GTGCCCGCCAAGTACCTTGCAGCGACCCCTTCCCGCGAGATATACGTGAGGTCCGAAGACGAGACGGATTTTTCCTACGGGTGGCTCCCAGAAGAGCGACCGCCGGAAGTACTCCTCAAGTACTCCGTCATAAACCTAGACAAACCCGTGGGACCCTCAAGCCACGAGGTTGTAGCGTGGCTTAGGAAGCTCCTAGGGATAGAGAGAATAGCCCACGCTGGCACGCTGGATCCAAAGGTTTCCGGGGTTCTTCCCATAACGTTGAACAACGCTGTACGCGTACTACCTGTGCTGCTAAAAGAGGACAAGGAGTATGTGTGTGTAATGAGGCTGCACGGCGACGTCGACCCGGAAAGGCTTGAAAGAGTAGTCAGCATGTTTAAAGGCAGGATTTACCAGAGGCCACCGCTAAGGTCTGCTGTGAAGAGGGAGGTTCGAATAAGGCAGATCTACGATATTAGGCTTTTAGAGTTTAACGAGAGGACTGCCCTCCTCCATGTCTGGTGCGAAGCTGGAACCTACATGCGTAAGCTGTGCCACGATATCGGAGAGATACTCGGTGTCGGGGCGCACATGCAGGAACTTAGAAGGATCAGGTCTGGGAGTCTCTATGAGGACAGGAACTGCTCTACGATGCACGACGTCGTGGACGCGTACTATATCTGGAAAGAGAGAGGGATAGACCACTTTCTACGGCAAGTCTTTCTGCCTGTTGAAGCAGCGATCCAGCATCTTCCAAAAGTATGGATTAGAGACTCCGCGGTAGATGCTGTATGCCATGGAGCCCCTCTGGCTGTCCCCGGGATAGTAAAGCTAGAGGGAGGTATAAAGGTGAACAGCACAGTGGCTATTCTCACGCTGAAAGGCGAGCTAGTAGCCATCGGGAAAGCGCAAATGACCACGGAGAAGATGCTTACAGAGTCTAGCGGGATTGCCGTGAAAACGGAGCACGTTGTCATGGATCCGGGGACCTACCCAAGGAAGTGGAAGTCCCATAAGGAGGCCTCAGGCCCCTAG
- a CDS encoding UPF0147 family protein, with the protein MADVVPQIKNAIELLKQIADDRGIPRNIRRVATESIEVLMDPQMTPGLKAATVISKLEDISSDPNTPLFARTKIWQIISLLEQVKDA; encoded by the coding sequence ATGGCCGACGTTGTACCCCAGATTAAAAACGCTATAGAGCTTTTAAAACAGATAGCCGATGACCGGGGTATTCCTAGGAACATTAGAAGGGTTGCCACGGAGTCTATAGAGGTGCTAATGGATCCCCAGATGACGCCGGGACTTAAGGCGGCTACGGTGATCTCCAAGCTAGAAGATATATCCTCAGATCCCAACACACCGCTCTTCGCGCGTACCAAGATCTGGCAGATAATCTCCCTACTCGAGCAGGTTAAAGATGCATGA